The Silene latifolia isolate original U9 population chromosome X, ASM4854445v1, whole genome shotgun sequence genome contains the following window.
aacccaattaCTAACactaataatgatataattattgaagaatttgttctaattagggaaagattagcAAAGTAATTAGTAAAGTTTCAAACTTGGAGAATGAAAATAAATTAGATCTAGGTTTGTGTTTACAATtggttaagggagggggtatttatagtctttCATTGGATTAGAGAAGAAGAGGAAATAAAGCCCAATATCCGCAGCAGCTGCGTTCTGCCGATGGACCGGCTACCGGTCAGCCTACCGGTAGCGAGACCTTTGCAATTTAGACTTGGAATTTTGGAAAATAACTGGCATGCGTGTTCTGCCGGTGGAGCGGCTGCCGGCCTGCCAGCAGAACACACTCTTCTATACTCCAAAGTCTTTGTTGGTGTGTCTTCTACCGGCTGGCCGGCTACCGGTCAGCCTACCGGTAGCGAGACCAATTAATTAATTCTCTTCAACTATAATTCAATGTGGGATGTCGTGCTCTGCCGGTGAACTGGCTGTCGGCAGAGCATACTCTTCAGCTTTTATTCCTTTCTCTTGGTAATGTCAGGTGGGGGTGTTCTGCCGGTGGAAGGACCGGTTGCCGGTGTGCCGGCAGAACACACTTCTCAGCTTTTTCAACTCCTTTTCTTCTCAAGCTAACACGAGCTAGCTCCTTCACTCGATCTTCATTCCGTCTTGCCTTTTCCAAGGCTAATCCTCTACAAAGGAGTACGGGGAGTCATAATATCGAGGTACATGGAATAAAGGGCAAAACACGAGCGTGAGTGAGCTAAAAACGTGCTAAAGAAGGCAAAATGCATGGAGAAACGAAAAGTGAAATGGCGTAAAGTAATCACATATTACCTATGCACAGCGTTCCGGCGACAAGACTGCTACTCAactcatgcttcccatccccatggtgtctcaactCACAAAGGGCTCCAAAAGGATGAATATGGGTGAAGAAGAGAGATATGACGGCAGTTAGGTTTAGgaggaaatgaaatgaaatgatttTGGTTTCCCGATTCcacgatttatattttaccgttgaactccagttactcgatcgagtatttaacttactcgatcgagtggcctctactcgatcgagtgactgagctactcgatcgagtagcctccgctagatcgagcctTCTAAACTCAAAGGGTTGCTATGACATAAGGGTAAACTCGTAAGGCTATCAAAGGTCtagacatgtgtctaaggtcagtcaacaacggtcaacgggtccctaaaaggatggGTATTACACCTATACACCAAGatgtcttaccaagaccacctaatgcatgataatgctaccatctcggttacccgaggcatagtaatcaaaagtgaccatcaagaaacgcACTTGAAGtaaatagtttaaagtgattaaatccaaaaccaaaactgaaaggTACGATACAActgttcaaaaccaaaaccaactaaaaTAATTATAATGTCATGACACAAGAGCGGAAGACTACTAGCTGACTCGCGGTGACTTATCCCCAGCTAACCCGCACGCTTCCAAGttatacctgctaaacaactgctcaccacccccgaacagatcaccacagttttcaaaacatttaaacgggttgAGTTACTGCACAAACAATGTAGGataaaacaacaacaattatACAATCACAGTCACTAACACCGGCatatcaccaatcatctgactagccCGAAGgtttagccctgccagattaccaaccGCAAccggtaatccacaccgccagtgggggaccgcagcctttcccacccaagccccgctcatctccatcgagtgaataacctatgttccttaatgtgcacatctcccttgtgacgggaaccacaaggggcgaatcaagggcatgaagccactcctgcaagtgactccactcagccgagggcgcacctcgcgaaccacagacaatcaacaacaatcaattacaatatcaacaataccaaaatcaattacgatataatcacatGCCACTCAATCAATAACCATCTTATAAtacacaataactgagtagggaaaccctacctggaatgcaatcaccaatAACAAcacaagcagcggatcaaaagcgttcctctacgaaagcacctcctataaacacataatcatacaattacaatctatcatcaacaatactcccaataATCCCCatttcacccaattagggtttaaacaaaactAATGAATTGACATAAAAACGGTATAAggaccttacccacaatacgacgatctcaacggtataaagaactccgaAATCCGACAATCCTAGCcccttgatttgatagcaatgagagaagagAATTTGATATTGTATTGTTTTTCTTCTGTAAAAAGGTTTAGAATAAGGTAAAAGTGAAAAGTAACTGACGAAAACTCTTTATATACTCTTCACGTGTTGCTAACAAAACCTGGCCAAAAACTCGTAAAACTcgacttattcgatcgagtacccatcaagcAGAACGTACTAGagaatgcaaaactaacttactcgacagagtaagtcctatatgacagagtacccaacagctcataaatctgaagtattacagtcttccctccttaaaaatgaacttcgtcccctaagttcaaacccaacctataagacataaacacctaacactaactccaccaaccatgcCTACTCCCACAACACGGCTCATGATATcatctcaactatagcatagcctCTCGATACAAACTCCATAATACCAACCACAAATGTCGCTACCTCCGTCTCACTAACCTATTACCCACTAGCAAATCCAAcgtcaagacaatccaccaagcaagatcagccaccaaacggaatgttacattctaccacccttaaaataaacttcgtcctcaaagtttactcatacttataaacatcatcacctaaactatcaacactatcgaagtttactcacacccaTAAACATTATACTACTACCAGCActgccatgacctttaataatatcaaccacaatacaaatccatcctttattctccaccaagactcaaacttccaaatatatcaaACTTCTAAATATActgcaacatgtacaaccatcaaactctctttgtcgcatcctactcctcttaagataaatgttacgtcctcgtaacccactaatactagatccttagctatatcttctcataatcctcatcaccaccgcatgtcaacgataacgcactataacctcaacacctacactCATTCCTATATCtagggctctctttctctaacagttctcatacctcaaatcATTCGGCAccccacctaacctataccacaaaatccttagcataactaatactccaactcttccacagtACCGCAAGGcgacatactcctctatacatgcgcttatctccataatcataactcacgatccacaaatGTTACACACACtctcactagatcctcaagttctccaTTTTATtgccgcaaaactcatccataacttaacatgatactaattacCAACAGCCTATACTCACTATCCCAATAAATATTACGAACTACTTGCCGCTTTCAGCTCAGCACACACACgttccacaattctcttgccacaactatgtcgaCCAATGCCTCacctaaaacaagatcaaaagtactctaacaacctctcacaaatGTGTCCCATcacaggatatcactataccatgacaacaacgaccaCATGCGCatctctcttccatatcatactctaccctaaCTTCCAAGCCAAAACTGGTaagaacatcaataaacaaaacaacagtctatatgtccaaaccgaaactcacaggaaacaacagtaaacaaaactacaatctatataactggtatacaCTTTCGAAAGCTCGTCACATaagtatcccgcctactccaccacaaccgttgacgacatcgcaacaccgccaccaacagccgcaccgcagcgcgaaagtaCCCGCATCACAGCACGAAGTGCCATGCGCGGATCGCCACCCaatgcacaacaaccacatcgatagtcatcacaacttatacACTCCCATAAaaactgactcagtataacttccttgacaagaaaacttccttaaaaccgctttactggatcacaacgcaacatatcatTCGGAATAAATagataataaccttatgaatcttaaccatactattactcatgaggtcGGAACCTCACACCATCACTTATAtttatcatgaatacacatacaagtataactagccattccagatcacccaaattatcactttttgaatatcatcctattaggttaccgtacccaacatatattattACGGAAcactcagataacaactttatgactatcagattataccactactcgtgaggtcagaacctcacacaaacacttacacaCACCATaaacccataatcgaatctaactagccaatcctgatcacgtaagttaccacttgataaaggttatctctcgcccgagcttactCGTATGCCCTTTAtagcacattctcccattcgcataactatcacctcctgacaAAAGTACTCATATCAttaatacccaactactagcaaccgtctcctataaccacatcttatactccctcacaaccatacatactaattcggcctctacaaaatcaacctcttttaaatggctatctttcctatttatcatcacccttaaccactagtgacaacaccacaacaccaccactgttcgtataacaaatctcttacactcacctctaaatgtAACAATTCATTTCCTATCTTTGTTTAACATCCTAAGTAGCGAGCATcacatccatcaacaaaatttacctcaacattcattccaattctatcctttattgtatcgtcacctaactctccaccaaaatctcatatcttcaaatactctaccaacttcttactttccttaattcctcgaaactcatggctaacatgttgtcctgaaactcttatataaccattaactcacaccctctcatgatgctatcgtatagctccatgattccttactttcatgctccttaactcccgtcaacgttctctcagcttacttccatccttctttcccctttttactcaataataccaatgaataattcatctccttcctccttctacctaactctttagtaatccggttaccttctcgttcctccacaactcaaattccattaatttatataaatatcttctcattctttcttatcagTGATCCTCGCTCATCATGCTAcccactcacacttgtcaccattaAGTCCACACAACCAACGGTTACTCTTTAATTAGTTGTATCTTCCTTtcgtatccctagaaaaccaaaaattcacctcataccgttaattgcacaaagaattacacactaggctcacctcttaataattcaaattcccaaactcagtcactaacTACAAATCCACGTCACGGCATAACTCAagctaagttcactatataccattcTTCTCCATCCCTTTACAACGATCTACcattatatatattcttaaccaacccatttataactatctccctccataaatccttaaacatcccaagttaccaccattcgcatccctcatttcaatcttttcattctcacattcCTTAGACTTACATCATCCCTTGGCCATATtcacttacctttacattactcaaacTCGCGATTATATCACTTGCCACATCTCTcaaaacatgctccttgcctCAATAAACTCACCaatcttctctttccttttccactatccctcacaaccacatataactcatgtcctccccgccaaactcatacccaccataaggtgctactccttacatcataagattgggtaacttacgcatcaggaccaacacatatgtgaaacaatgcataaagaagcaaaagaacatctTTGAAATAATTATATCATGCAGGGAGATAAAAAAGATAAGCATAAGACCAATACaggggttactagatcgagtacggtctactcgatcgagtaggtgaagatcagaagcacgtacaataaattaccaaggctactcgattaagtaaagcgtactcgatcgagtaccaagaggtgtactcgatcgagtaccctacgcagttctcagcactgcccaattttcgtaaaatggtcatatctcactcgtttcttggtcattttgggcgtgtgacctatcgttaaaaTCGTAAGAGGACAATCTATCACCTCCAAGcagaatcacatcaatatcatataTTCATCTCAAGTTATAGCAGTTTAAAGATAACTTCTCTGTAATCGGACAATGTAACTACTTGATTTTTCCTTTCTagcaacttaaacaacaacaaagcaaacaaaagcgactcgatactcgtaaaaccagtatccctaaccacatgttactatctacaaaagccaaacaataacatccatcatgctcatacaatattcaacttatcaatcatgtactacccgcatgtttttataactttacgtaaacaaaatcataaatatataacatcacatcccctaatcacatgttactaaaaTAACCACAACATAAATTCACTTCGTCACATGGACATGCTCCAAACATAAATTCTATATCCTCATGCAATTACTACTTCCAtcttttccaaccaattcatccattcaACCACACACTTCATCCAACAGATGCAtatgaaacaacagtaaacaagtagcgatcccatgacaccccatagtgaccagttcaaagttgtagggcgcgtttgcgactttaggacgtctcctaagTCTTTACATTAGCtcttaacaactcctacccgggttcattttaatttgactctctacattcattgggttcattagttacaggttccaaaatcgtcgctttgataccactttgtaacacctccatacaccaaggtgccttaccaagaccacctaatgcatgagaatgctaccatctcggttacctgaggcatagtaatcaaaagtgaccatcaataaacatactttaagtaaatagtttaaagtgattacatccaaaaccaaaactgaaaggTACGATACAActgttcaaaaccaaaaccaactaaaataattataatgtcatgacacaacagcggaagactattAGCTGACTCGCGGTGACTCATCCCCAGCTAACCCGCGCGCATCCAAAccatacctgctaaacaactgctcaccatccccggatGGATCACCACAGCTTTCAAAACCTTTAAACGGGGTCatttactgcataaacaatataagataaaacaacaacaattacacaatcacaatctccaacaccgtcacatcaccaatcatctgactagcctgaaggtctaacCCGGCCAGATTACCAACCGCAAccggtaatccacaccgccagtgggggatcgcagccttacccacctaagccccgctcatctccatcgagcgaataacccatattccttaatgtgcacatccctcttgtgacgggaaccacaaggggtgaatcaagggcgtgaaggcactcccgcaagtgactttactcagccgagggtgcacctcgagaaccacagacaatcaacaacaaccaattacaatatcaacaataccaaaaccaattacgatataatcacatGCCACTCAATCAATAACCATCTTATAATCAATTAcataataactgagtagggaaaccctacctggaatgcaatcaccaatatcaacacaagcagcggatcaaaggcgttcctctacgaaatcacctcctataagcACATAACCAAACAATTACAATCTATCATCAACAATACTCCTAATAATCCCcaattcacccaattagggtttaaacaaaactAATGAATTGACATAAAAGTGGTACAAggaccttacccacaatacgacgatctcaacggtataaagaactccgaAATCCGATAATCCTAGCCCTTTGATTTGATAGCAATAAGAGAAGAGAATTCGACGTTGtattgtttttcttttgtaaaaaggTTTAGAATAAGGTAAAAGTGAAAAGGAACTGACGAAAACTCTTTATATACTCTTAACGCgttgctaacaaaacccggccAAAAACTCGTAAAacctgacttactcgatcgagtaactaaggtactccatcgagtaccgcctactcgatcgagtacccatcaggcagaacgtactacagaatgcaaaactaacttactcgacagagtaagtcctactcgatagagtacccaacaactcatAAATCTGAAGTATTACATCTCGTGACtaccgtcacaagggggatgtgcacattaataagcttgggttcgctcgttgcgatgagcggggatttgatgGCCACACTGCGTTTTGGCATCCACAGgggtgggttacctgttgcgatggaaaCCCGGCTACTTGTTGCGATGAGAGCCATTTGTGactatggagtttggaggattatTGGAGTATTGATTGTGTTATCTTAAATTGCTTATTCTTGTCTGTGTTGTGATTAATTGTGTAATTGTACTGACCCTtcaatgttttcaaaactgtggtgatccatttaatatttccggtaaATATTGAGCAGTGAGTCTAGCAGGTGTTTTTAACActcccatttatttaagagcctttactaggcattcctagataaatgaaATTGTTACCATatcagttgcctgaggtagtgATTACAAAGATAAACGAAACCGCagtattttaaataaatataacGTTTAAATGACcttattacataatccaaaataaATAACTGTAATAAATTAAAATACAACTGCAGCGGAAACTAAATAATACGATTATTAAATAGTGTGTGTGAATTCTAGGTGATCTAGACAGCTAAGTAAATGCCATAACCTCTCGCCCTTCAGGTCCCCTTCTAAGCCAGCTTTATTACCtaaaatcaatctgctccccaattattggttcatcagaggtgtttaacgaatacacggtcaacccaacggttgagtaggaatatctaaacaaccagaataatataaaataagacaAATCATATATGCAAATGCTCAATACCATTCACAATTCAAAAATTTACACATCCTCCGAGACACCTCATATATACACTCCGAGACACCCATATAAACAATAACAAACTCCGAGACACCCTTTTATATACCGCCACCCCTGGTCCGGTTCTTCAAATATCACCCGCTATCCCTGGTCCTGGTcttcaaacaacaacaacacaaataTGCAACATGGATAATAATAAATCAACGgttaaacaataataataatcacccaACCAACATCCAATTCTAATCAATATTCCACTGATAAATTACACTAATACAcattcaagttgagtagataacctacCTCAGCAGCAATAATCCAATAAAGTAGTCCAAGAAAATAATCAAAAGTACTCCACttcaaatccgtcacctaaatacaatatttataatttaattattaattatcaattcattattataatttaatcaattataatttaattatattaatatttttcCCGTGTAAATTATTATGTAAAACCCGCTTCTATAATTAATCCCAAACACCCATTAACCCGTTAAAACACCAACCCTTAACACCCATATACACGGTTTACACCCGTGTTCAACACCCCTCCTAAACCTGCCTATATCCAACACCACCAGCCACCACCGACACCACTCAACCTAGCCACCACTAGCCTACACCATGACGCACCCCGACAACCTCTAACCACCAGCCAAACCATCCCCTACAGCCCACACAAACGCGCCCTAATCCTCCCTAAAaccgacaccaacaacaacacaaaCAAACACACACCACCCATAACCATCCCACGACAACCAGTGGCCACCACTGTGGTCTCCCTTGATCCACGGTGGTTCCACCACCTGCCACGACAACCCAGGTCAGTCCACGGTCCACCCAAGATAACCCACGGCTCGTTTACAACACAAACACCTCACAAAAACCACTACCTGACAACCACCGTACCAACACCCCGACACCACCACTTGAGTCGCCCACTGTCGACAAAGCCAACCACCCAGCTCCCACGTCATATCGATGTACATACAAGGTTTAAATTCCGTCTTAAATACCCATGACAACCGCCTTTTAGACGCCCCATAcgccacccacggtggtcaacgacggtcaatacATGTCTTACTAGAGTCACGACGGTCTAAGGGAGCTACTAAGGTCAACGGCGTTATACACGGTGGTCTATATGGTGCATATACGATAAATTAATTGAATAGCgctatataaatataaattacgacgaacttaccttgagacgataattcTTTATAAAAATCCCTTTACTTTTCTCCCTTTTGATCTTTCTCCCATGCCTTAGGTCAATTATTGGTGTTTTTATGTTGTATATGATTATGAGGTAAGTAGATGAGCTATATATAGATGTAGGAAGGAAAGAGGGAGGAAGTTTCCCAATTCCAATTCTCTTATTTATTGttttccttttattattatttcatattattAGTAGTTGCATACAATTATACTTCCGTCACCAATATACTACCACATGCCTCACACACGTGTACCGTACACGAGTATTATTTACTTCTCGACTcactattatttaattattttatttctgTCTTACAACTTAATTatccaatttaattaattatcaaataccatttaaacatattttaatataattttaccATCTTAAATATGGGGTATTAGAAtcttccttccttaaaaagaacttcgtccccgaagtttacaaAAAAACACTCAAATAACTGAAGTAATAACTCAAATTAATTCAAATTAAATTCCTCACAAGGTACTTTTATTACCAAACTATTATAAAAATATCATAAAATTCGAGATGGTACATCCTATCCCTCTCTAAAAAAAGGGTTACGTCCCCGTTACCATCTAACTTAAACAAAAAGACTAGGATACTTGTCTCGCATTGTAGCTTCAGCTTCCCACATAGCTTCTTCCACCttatgattagaccataaaaccttCACTAATGTTGTCTCACCATTACGAGTCTTCCTCACTTTTCTATCCAAGTTCTCCTTAGGCTCCTCAACATAAGACAACTGCTCATCAATCTTAATATGCTCAGGCTCTAGTATATGAGTAGGATCACTCATATACTTCCTCAACTGTGAAACATGAAATACATTATGGACtctgtctaagatctcatatggcccaatatacttctgactcagcttccctttcttccgAAATCTCATCACTCCTCTCATAGAAGATACTTTCAACAACACTTTGTCTCCCACATGAAATTCTATATCACTTCTCTTCAAATCTGCATAGCTTTTATGTCCATCCTGCGCCGCACGCATCTTCTGACGAATAATGTACACTTGCTCCACCATTTCCTGTATCATTTCAGGTCCTAACACAACCGCATATGCTCTGTCATCCCCACACACTGGACTCCTTCACTTCCTTCCATACaatgcctcaaaaggtgccatgccaatactagcatgataactgttattataagaaaactcaatcaaatccaacctctcctCCCATGATCCACCAAACTCCAATACACAAGCCCTTAGCATATCCTCCAATGTTTGAATAGTTCTCTCTGTCTACCCATCTGTAGCTGGATGAAATGCTGTGCTCATCTTCAACTGAGTCCCCATCAAATATTGCAATTCCTGCCAGAACTTAGATATAAACCTTgaatcacgatcagaaacaatACCTTAGGCACACCATGAAGCTTCACCACATTCTTGACATAAGCTTTAGCTaactcagctttactccaagtatctttcataggaatgaAGTGAGttgacttagtcaaacgatcCATAATAACCCATATTATATTATTCCCCTTCTGAGTcttaggcaaccccacaatgaaatccatcgaaatgctctcccacttccactcaggtacatcCAGAGATTGAACTTTACCTTGTGGTCTCTTGTGCTCTCCCTTTACTCTTTGACAAACCAAACATCTTGCAACGAACTCAGCAACCTCTTTCTTCATCTTAGGCCACCAAAatgtcttcttcaaatctttatatagcttATCTCCTCTAGGATGAACAAAATATGGAGTAGAATGAGCTTCAGTTAAAATCTTTctttttaattcttcatcatcaggtacacaccatctcccatcaaatctcaaacTACCATCACTGCCTATAGAAAACCGCTTCCCCACGCCATCTTCCACGGCATCACTCATGGCCTCTCTCCACCTTGCTACACGTGCATCTCCCGCTTGCTTCTCCTTGATCTCAGCATACAACTCCGGTTCAATTGTCAAATCTCCAACTGTATCTCCCTTCTTAATCAAAGAAATGCCCATCTTCTCCACCTCCTCATGCAATCTCACCCTAGATATAGCAGTACACAAAGCATGGACAAATTTCCTACTTAGTGCATCTGCCACCACATTCGCCTTCCTTTCATGATaaatgatctccatgtcataatctccAATAAACTCTATCCACCTCCTCTGTTTCATATTTAGCTCCTTCTGAGTATAAATGTACTTCAAACTCGTGTGAtaagaaaataccttaaaagtagctccataaaggtaatggcGCCACAATTTCAAGGCAAATACCACTGCTCccaattccaaatcatgagttgGATAATTTGCTTCATACGGCTTCAGCTGTCTCGAGGCATAAGCTATCaccttcccattttgcatatgcacacatcccaaaccattcttcgaagcatctatataaacttcaaaattctcactcccttcaggtaaagctagaATAGGAGCTGTAGTCATGCGCTTCTTCAAGGTTaggaatgccgtctcacaacaCG
Protein-coding sequences here:
- the LOC141620328 gene encoding uncharacterized protein LOC141620328 — translated: MQNGKVIAYASRQLKPYEANYPTHDLELGAVVFALKLWRHYLYGATFKVFSYHTSLKYIYTQKELNMKQRRWIEFIGDYDMEIIYHERKANVVADALSRKFVHALCTAISRVRLHEEVEKMGISLIKKGDTVGDLTIEPELYAEIKEKQAGDARVARWREAMSDAVEDGVGKRFSIGSDDTWSKAELAKAYVKNVVKLHGIAIFDGDSVEDEHSISSSYRWVDRENYSNIGGYAKGLCIGVWWIMGGEEMVEQVYIIRQKMRAAQDGHKSYADLKRSDIEFHVGDKVLLKLRKYMSDPTHILEPEHIKIDEQLSYVEEPKENLDRKVRKTRNGETTLVKVLWSNHKVEEAMWEAEATMRDKYPSLFV